In Argopecten irradians isolate NY chromosome 11, Ai_NY, whole genome shotgun sequence, one DNA window encodes the following:
- the LOC138334260 gene encoding M-phase inducer phosphatase-like, whose protein sequence is MDFDMLSVKERHTPPKCKSEFFIKAVNKFVEHDDVTGNGSQSYCLPTIPGKHSDLKSITSSTLSDVMDGHFDDVIGSYRIIDCRYPYEFESGHIRGAENLYTNEMIERLLRQGTSTQQSPKRDILVFHCEFSSARGPRMSRLLRKLDRELNIDRYPLLNYPEVYLLHEGYKAFFHSRQEHCDPLGYTPMLHSNHKSDLRHFRSKSKSWCIGDRRRGVQNRLKFSDW, encoded by the exons ATGGACTTTGATATGCTCTCTGTCAAG GAAAGACATACACCACCCAAGTGTAAATCCGAGTTTTTTATCAAAGCGGTAAACAAGTTCGTAGAACACGATGATGTAACCGGAAACGGAAGTCAGTCATATTGTTTACCCACAATCCCTGGTAAACATAGTGACCTTAAAAGCATAACCTCCAGCACA TTGTCTGACGTAATGGACGGACactttgatgacgtcattggAAGTTACAGGATCATTGATTGTCGCTATCCATATGAATTTGAAAGTGGACACATACGA GGAGCCGAAAACCTGTACACTAATGAAATGATAGAGAGGTTATTACGGCAGGGAACTTCCACTCAACAATCCCCAAAACGAGACATCCTTGTTTTCCATTGCGAATTTTCTTCAGCGAGAGGACCGAGAAT GTCTCGACTATTGCGGAAACTTGACCGTGAGTTAAATATAGACCGCTACCCACTCCTCAACTACCCTGAGGTGTACCTACTTCACGAGGGATATAAGGCCTTCTTCCACAGTCGTCAG GAACACTGTGACCCGCTTGGGTACACCCCGATGCTTCACAGCAACCACAAATCAGATCTACGTCATTTCCGGTCGAAATCAAAGTCCTGGTGCATCGGAGACAGACGACGAGGAGTTCAGAACAGATTGAAGTTTTCAGATTGGTGA